In Silene latifolia isolate original U9 population chromosome X, ASM4854445v1, whole genome shotgun sequence, the following proteins share a genomic window:
- the LOC141623958 gene encoding uncharacterized protein LOC141623958 isoform X1 — MRVSISILVLASVVMMGVKLAADVGGSHPSAYGSFEDNLVDYYFHVLRKSDPPYVPSAIIIKQGCSSFVYSTMLINEMKDVEDAWAIKCFENMKC; from the exons ATGAGAGTTAGTATATCTATATTGGTACTTGCTTCAGTTGTGAT GATGGGGGTTAAATTAGCCGCTgatgttggtggttctcacccTTCAGCATATGGCTCTTTTGAGGATAATTTG GTTGACTACTACTTCCATGTGTTGCGAAAAAGCGATCCTCCTTATGTCCCTTCTGCGATAATTATCAAGCAAGGATGTAGTTCATTCGTAT ATTCAACAATGTTAATTAACGAGATGAAAGATGTTGAAGACGCGTGGGCTATTAAATGTTTTGAGAACATGAAATGTTGA
- the LOC141623958 gene encoding E3 ubiquitin-protein ligase RKP-like isoform X2 produces MGVKLAADVGGSHPSAYGSFEDNLVDYYFHVLRKSDPPYVPSAIIIKQGCSSFVYSTMLINEMKDVEDAWAIKCFENMKC; encoded by the exons ATGGGGGTTAAATTAGCCGCTgatgttggtggttctcacccTTCAGCATATGGCTCTTTTGAGGATAATTTG GTTGACTACTACTTCCATGTGTTGCGAAAAAGCGATCCTCCTTATGTCCCTTCTGCGATAATTATCAAGCAAGGATGTAGTTCATTCGTAT ATTCAACAATGTTAATTAACGAGATGAAAGATGTTGAAGACGCGTGGGCTATTAAATGTTTTGAGAACATGAAATGTTGA
- the LOC141620041 gene encoding uncharacterized protein LOC141620041 → MDWLSKHKANIDCYQNKIALKGPKSTRVSYKSVERPQARDIPVVGEFEDVFPEELPGLPPPKEVEFGVVLRPGAGPISKAPYWMGPKELEELKKQLWELAEKGYIRPSVSPWGAPVLFVKKTDGTLRLCIVYRELNNVTVKNKYPLPKIDDLFDQLSGDGVFSKIDLRSGYHQLKIKDEDIPKTAFRSRYGHYEFVVMSFGLTNAPVAFMDHMNRVFSPYLDKFVVVFSDHKSLKYIYTQKEWNMRKRRWIELIGDYDMEILYHEEKANVVVDALSRKSVNSLCTALSMQRLKEEVSKMGIHVIRKGEKMGDLTLEPELYDEIQRRQANDTKIQEWKGALEKGEPSRFELHMDGSLRVGEVAYRLALPPALDRVHNVFHVSQLRKYISEPSHVLEAEMIEFGDALTYVETPKEILDRKVRKTRHGETILVKVLWSNHLVEEVTWEAEENMKEQYPHLFEQL, encoded by the exons ATGGATTGGTTAAGTAAACACAAAGCCAACATAGATTGCTACCAAAATAAGATCGCTTTGAAAGGACCTAAGAGTACTAGGGTGTCATACAAAAG TGTGGAGAGGCCTCAAGCTAGGGATATACCGGTGGTGGGGGAATTTGAGGATGTATTTCCAGAGGAATTGCCCGGATTACCTCCACCGAAAGAAGTGGAGTTTGGAGTTGTCTTGAGACCAGGTGCGGGACCGATTTCTAAGGCCCCGTACTGGATGGGTCCAAAGGAGCTAGAGGAATTAAAGAAACAACTCTGGGAATTGGCGGAAAAGGGTTACATTAGACcgagtgtttcaccttggggagcaccggttCTATTTGTAAAGAAGACGGATGGAACGTTGAGATTGTGCATTGTTTATAGGGAGTTGAACAATGTTACCGTCAAAAACAAATACCCTCTACCAaagattgatgacttgtttgaccaACTTAGTGGAGACGgagtgttttcaaagattgacctACGTTCGGGCTATCACCAATTGAAGATCAAAGATGAGGACATCCCAAAGACCGCTTTTAGATCAAGATATGGACATTATGAGTTTGTAGTAATGTCGTTTGGACTAACAAATGCACCGGTCGCTTTCATGGATCATATGAATAGGGTGTTTAGTCCGTACTTGGATAAGTTCGTAGTG gtgttttccgacCACAAAAGTTTGAAGTACATCTACACCCAAAAGGAGTGGAATATGAGGAAAAGGAGATGGATTGAGctaattggggattatgacatggaaatactCTACCATGAAGAGAAAGCTAACGTGGTCgtcgatgccttgagtaggaagtcgGTGAACTCCTTGTGTACCGCCTTGTCAATGCAAAGGTTGAAAGAAGAAGTGAGCAAGATGGGTATCCATGTGATACGGAAAGGGGAAAAAATGGGTGATTTAACCTTAGAGCCCGAGTTATATGATGAAATCCAGAGAAGGCAAGCTAATGATACGAAGATTCAAGAATGGAAGGGAGCACTAGAAAAGGGAGAGCCCTCCCGATTCGAGTTGCACATGGATGGAAGTCTAAG AGtcggggaagtggcttatcgctTAGCACTTCCACCGGCCTTGGACCGAGTTCACAATGTATTCCACGTGTCTCAATTGCGCAAGTACATAAGTGAGCCCTCTCACGTGCTCGAAGCGGAGATGATCGAATTCGGTGATGCCCTAACATATGTAGAAACACCCAAAgaaatcctagaccgaaaggttaggaagacaagACATGGTGAGACAATCTTAGTGAAAGTGTTGTGGTCCAATCACCTTGTGGAGGAGGTCACTTGGGAGGCCGAGGAGAACATGAAAGAACAATACCCTCACCTTTTCGAGCAGTTATGA